One genomic window of Onychomys torridus chromosome 19, mOncTor1.1, whole genome shotgun sequence includes the following:
- the Mtfr2 gene encoding mitochondrial fission regulator 2, giving the protein MSVMLNLLRNMLAYFGVPVDQDLLIWPNKDYGSARSIIRIIGRLLPLEPCPRPNFELIPHLNSEESDDHEPTVPSFADVLCVENDEEAGHLRFRHSLWKKEKEGEIALFHSSKITWDPSSPSLRQNKPAKNDLPVSEAAIKKIAALEDELTLLRSQIAAIVVMQELRESKEAGFCDLSDESSREQVLWSSSSAAAGLSAEPGHPPSSVLSSPPPPPPLPQFSFQPCFPPMPPGPTDRDNPATAVKKQHSGVDKTNGSHQSESQRVSDLPNMLDVLKDLNKVRLRPIERSPGGRPIQKRKRQSSQWDPVSLIAHALKQKFAFQDDSFDKESRSWECSPFSSPESSRF; this is encoded by the exons GATTTGCTGATTTGGCCAAATAAAGACTATGGGTCAGCTCGGAGTATCATTCGTATTATTGGGAGACTACTTCCTTTAGAACCTTGTCCAAGACCTAATTTTGAG TTGATCCCTCACTTGAACTCTGAGGAGTCTGATGATCATGAACCTACGGTTCCATCTTTTGCTGATGTTTTGTGTGTGGAAAATGATGAAGAGGCCGGTCATCTCAGATTTCG ACATAGTCTatggaaaaaggagaaggaaggggaaattgcTCTTTTCCATTCATCAAAAATAACTTGGGATCCATCATCACCTTCTCTAAGACAGAACAAACCAGCGAAAAACGATCTGCCAGTAAGTGAGGCCGCAATTAAGAAAATAGCTGCCCTTGAAGATGAGCTCACTTTGCTTCGGTCCCAGATTGCTGCAATAGTGGTCATGCAGGAGCTGAGAGAGAGTAAAGAGGCGG GCTTCTGTGACCTGAGCGATGAATCCAGCAGGGAACAAGTGCTGTGGTCGTCGTCATCAGCGGCTGCTGGGCTGAGTGCGGAGCCAGGTCACCCTCCTAGTTCAgtactttcttctcctcctcctccaccacctctgcctcagttttctttccagCCGTGTTTTCCTCCTATGCCACCTGGACCTACTGACAGAGATAATCCGGCAACTGCAGTGAAAAAGCAACACTCGGGTGTTGACAAGACCAATGGCAGCCATCAGTCAGAAAGCCAGAGAGTTAGCGACCTTCCAAACATGCTGGATGTTCTCAAGGACCTGAATAAGGTCAGACTTCGACCCATTGAAAG gtcaCCAGGTGGTAGACCCATTcagaagaggaaaagacagagTTCACAATGGGATCCAGTGTCTTTAATAGCCCATGCACTTAAGCAGAAGTTTGCATTTCAAGATGATTCCTTTGACAAAGAAAGTAGATCTTGGGAGTGTTCTCCATTTTCTAGTCCAGAAAGTTCAAGG TTTTGA